A DNA window from Streptomyces sp. 71268 contains the following coding sequences:
- the dut gene encoding dUTP diphosphatase — MSREPVDVLIRRVDPSVPLPAYGHPGDAGADLVTTEAAELAPGERAVLPTGVSIALPDGYAAFVHPRSGLAARCGVALVNAPGTVDAGYRGEIKVIVVNLDPRESVRFERFDRVAQLIVQQVEKVRFHEVVELPGSARADGGFGSTGGHAAVGGSSGGNGYSSVGADREGQ; from the coding sequence GTGAGCCGTGAGCCCGTAGACGTCCTGATCCGACGGGTGGACCCGTCGGTTCCGCTCCCCGCCTACGGGCATCCCGGCGACGCCGGGGCGGATCTGGTCACCACCGAGGCGGCCGAACTCGCCCCCGGCGAGCGCGCGGTGCTGCCCACCGGGGTGTCCATCGCGCTCCCGGACGGGTACGCGGCGTTCGTGCACCCCCGTTCGGGGCTCGCCGCACGCTGCGGTGTCGCCCTGGTGAATGCTCCGGGCACGGTGGATGCCGGGTACCGTGGGGAGATCAAGGTGATCGTGGTCAATCTGGACCCGCGCGAGAGCGTGCGGTTCGAGCGGTTCGACCGGGTCGCCCAGCTCATCGTCCAGCAGGTGGAGAAGGTGCGCTTCCACGAGGTGGTGGAGCTTCCCGGCTCGGCGCGCGCCGACGGGGGCTTCGGGTCCACGGGGGGCCATGCCGCGGTGGGCGGCTCATCGGGTGGGAATGGATACTCTTCGGTCGGTGCCGACCGGGAAGGACAGTGA
- a CDS encoding DUF3710 domain-containing protein, which translates to MFGRRRKRSEDAVDQVDKGVAAEELAEDTADDVADDSATEAEQVSLPPAPRPDGPWDISEVSNPGEGRVDLGGLFVPGVEGMELRVEVAGDSIVAATVVLRDSAVQLQGFAAPKNEGIWREVREEIASGITQQGGVIDEVEGPLGWELRAQVPVQLPDGTNGVQLVRFVGVDGPRWFLRGVISGQGAVQPEAAGLLEQIVRDTVVVRGESPMAPRDPIVLKLPDDAQMVAEGGVQQDEAAGSRFAGGVDQLQRGPEITEVR; encoded by the coding sequence GTGTTCGGACGTCGACGCAAGCGCAGTGAGGACGCCGTCGACCAGGTCGACAAGGGCGTGGCCGCCGAGGAGTTGGCCGAGGACACGGCGGACGACGTGGCCGACGACTCGGCCACGGAGGCGGAGCAGGTAAGCCTGCCGCCCGCGCCGCGCCCCGACGGACCGTGGGACATCTCCGAGGTCAGCAACCCCGGTGAGGGTCGCGTGGACCTCGGCGGGCTGTTCGTGCCCGGGGTCGAGGGCATGGAGCTGCGGGTCGAGGTCGCCGGGGACTCGATCGTCGCCGCGACCGTCGTGCTGCGGGACAGCGCGGTGCAGTTGCAGGGCTTCGCCGCCCCCAAGAACGAGGGCATCTGGCGCGAGGTGCGCGAGGAGATCGCCAGCGGCATCACCCAGCAGGGCGGCGTCATCGACGAGGTCGAGGGCCCGCTCGGCTGGGAGCTGCGGGCCCAGGTCCCGGTGCAGCTGCCGGACGGCACCAACGGCGTGCAGCTCGTGCGGTTCGTCGGCGTGGACGGGCCGCGCTGGTTCCTGCGCGGCGTGATCTCGGGCCAAGGCGCGGTCCAGCCCGAGGCGGCCGGGCTCCTTGAGCAGATCGTCCGGGACACCGTCGTGGTGCGCGGCGAGTCGCCGATGGCCCCGCGCGACCCGATCGTCCTCAAGCTGCCCGACGACGCGCAGATGGTCGCCGAGGGTGGCGTGCAGCAGGACGAGGCGGCCGGCTCGCGGTTCGCGGGCGGCGTCGACCAGCTCCAGCGCGGCCCCGAGATCACCGAGGTCCGCTAG